In one window of Nerophis ophidion isolate RoL-2023_Sa linkage group LG05, RoL_Noph_v1.0, whole genome shotgun sequence DNA:
- the LOC133553164 gene encoding echinoderm microtubule-associated protein-like 1 isoform X4, producing MDASEMEGESVYLNASRGGGGKRTERLCSREERKRRKKVLEEGPQRHMDYSSSVSSASHDGRSSAASNLDVADRLTYLEQRMQMQEDEIQLLKMTLADVLKRLNISEEHQAAAAATGRRVPCAKGRPVSLALPYRPPIVTSTGASLRKSSTLPSSATGRNYSPTPPRRGVMSPAGSMKDSPCKTHKTPPSSSASTCKTAKEGACISQHTRCRHGDTTFTGLPRMLVTPVACRGQQVKRGISNFKHRASDTVQRSI from the exons ATGGACGCCAGTGAGATGGAGGGAGAGTCGGTCTATCTGAACGCATCCCGCGGAGGTGGAGGGAAGAGAACGGAGAGGTTGTGCTCGCGGgaggagaggaagaggaggaaaaaaGTATTGGAGGAAGGCCCGCAGAGACACATGGACTATTCGTCATCAGTGTCCAGTGCCTCACACG ATGGTCGCAGTTCAGCGGCCAGCAACCTGGACGTGGCCGACAGGCTGACCTACCTGGAGCAGAGGATGCAGATGCAGGAGGACGAGATCCAGCTGCTGAAGATGACCCTGGCCGACGTCCTCAAGAGGCTCAACATCTCCGAGGAGCACCAGGCCGCCGCTGCCGCCACCGGGAGGAGGGTGCCATGTGCTAAAG GGAGGCCGGTCTCGCTGGCTTTGCCCTACAGACCTCCCATTGTGACCTCCACTGGCGCCAGCTTGAGGAAGAGCTCCACACTGCCCTCCAGCGCCACAGGCAGAAACTACAGCCCAACGCCGCCGCGCAG AGGGGTCATGAGCCCAGCAGGAAGTATGAAGGACAGTCCTTGTAAGACCCACAAGACACCCCCATCCTCGTCAGCTTCCACCTGTAAGACAGCCAAAGAAGG agcgtgcatatcacaacatacaagatgccgtcatggcgacacaacctttaccgggctaccgcgcatgctcgtcactcctgttgcatgccgg GGGCAGCAGGTCAAGAGAGGGATCAGTAACTTcaa GCACAGGGCGAGTGACACGGTGCAAAG ATCTATCTGA
- the LOC133553164 gene encoding echinoderm microtubule-associated protein-like 4 isoform X1 has protein sequence MDASEMEGESVYLNASRGGGGKRTERLCSREERKRRKKVLEEGPQRHMDYSSSVSSASHDGRSSAASNLDVADRLTYLEQRMQMQEDEIQLLKMTLADVLKRLNISEEHQAAAAATGRRVPCAKGRPVSLALPYRPPIVTSTGASLRKSSTLPSSATGRNYSPTPPRRGVMSPAGSMKDSPCKTHKTPPSSSASTCKTAKEGGSRSREGSVTSSTGRVTRCKVTMQIYLSPLARKTGSSETATSAPTVPARGGGPGVGGGPGNPQARGGGKTEAMRKNPSFTLNLQKTTTNNNKNTQQYAPNCTSPIKSPSQYFQICY, from the exons ATGGACGCCAGTGAGATGGAGGGAGAGTCGGTCTATCTGAACGCATCCCGCGGAGGTGGAGGGAAGAGAACGGAGAGGTTGTGCTCGCGGgaggagaggaagaggaggaaaaaaGTATTGGAGGAAGGCCCGCAGAGACACATGGACTATTCGTCATCAGTGTCCAGTGCCTCACACG ATGGTCGCAGTTCAGCGGCCAGCAACCTGGACGTGGCCGACAGGCTGACCTACCTGGAGCAGAGGATGCAGATGCAGGAGGACGAGATCCAGCTGCTGAAGATGACCCTGGCCGACGTCCTCAAGAGGCTCAACATCTCCGAGGAGCACCAGGCCGCCGCTGCCGCCACCGGGAGGAGGGTGCCATGTGCTAAAG GGAGGCCGGTCTCGCTGGCTTTGCCCTACAGACCTCCCATTGTGACCTCCACTGGCGCCAGCTTGAGGAAGAGCTCCACACTGCCCTCCAGCGCCACAGGCAGAAACTACAGCCCAACGCCGCCGCGCAG AGGGGTCATGAGCCCAGCAGGAAGTATGAAGGACAGTCCTTGTAAGACCCACAAGACACCCCCATCCTCGTCAGCTTCCACCTGTAAGACAGCCAAAGAAGG GGGCAGCAGGTCAAGAGAGGGATCAGTAACTTcaa GCACAGGGCGAGTGACACGGTGCAAAG TGACTATGCAGATCTATCTGAGCCCCCTCGCAAGAAAGACTGGGTCTTCTGAGACGGCCACGTCCGCCCCGACAGTGCCTGCCAGGGGCGGCGGGCCAGGGGTTGGTGGCGGACCGGGCAATCCTCAGGCAAGGGGCGGTGGCAAGACAGAGGCGATGAGGAAGAACCCCTCCTTCACTTTAAACCTGCAAAAGACCACTACTAACAACAACAAGAACACGCAGCAGTACGCTCCAAACTGCACAAGTCCCATCAAGTCGCCCAGTCAGTACTTTCAAATTTGttactga
- the LOC133553164 gene encoding echinoderm microtubule-associated protein-like 1 isoform X2, whose amino-acid sequence MATRMAEGDMEELADPGLGMDEDPGAHGILQRASLKEGYHSDSLLAPDADSMTDGRSSAASNLDVADRLTYLEQRMQMQEDEIQLLKMTLADVLKRLNISEEHQAAAAATGRRVPCAKGRPVSLALPYRPPIVTSTGASLRKSSTLPSSATGRNYSPTPPRRGVMSPAGSMKDSPCKTHKTPPSSSASTCKTAKEGGSRSREGSVTSSTGRVTRCKVTMQIYLSPLARKTGSSETATSAPTVPARGGGPGVGGGPGNPQARGGGKTEAMRKNPSFTLNLQKTTTNNNKNTQQYAPNCTSPIKSPSQYFQICY is encoded by the exons ATGGCAACAAGGATGGCCGAGGGGGACATGGAGGAGCTGGCGGACCCCGGGTTGGGCATGGACGAGGACCCAGGGGCCCACGGGATCCTACAGAGAGCCTCGCTAAAAGAGGGATACCACAGCGACTCCCTGCTGGCACCTGACGCCGACTCCATGACAG ATGGTCGCAGTTCAGCGGCCAGCAACCTGGACGTGGCCGACAGGCTGACCTACCTGGAGCAGAGGATGCAGATGCAGGAGGACGAGATCCAGCTGCTGAAGATGACCCTGGCCGACGTCCTCAAGAGGCTCAACATCTCCGAGGAGCACCAGGCCGCCGCTGCCGCCACCGGGAGGAGGGTGCCATGTGCTAAAG GGAGGCCGGTCTCGCTGGCTTTGCCCTACAGACCTCCCATTGTGACCTCCACTGGCGCCAGCTTGAGGAAGAGCTCCACACTGCCCTCCAGCGCCACAGGCAGAAACTACAGCCCAACGCCGCCGCGCAG AGGGGTCATGAGCCCAGCAGGAAGTATGAAGGACAGTCCTTGTAAGACCCACAAGACACCCCCATCCTCGTCAGCTTCCACCTGTAAGACAGCCAAAGAAGG GGGCAGCAGGTCAAGAGAGGGATCAGTAACTTcaa GCACAGGGCGAGTGACACGGTGCAAAG TGACTATGCAGATCTATCTGAGCCCCCTCGCAAGAAAGACTGGGTCTTCTGAGACGGCCACGTCCGCCCCGACAGTGCCTGCCAGGGGCGGCGGGCCAGGGGTTGGTGGCGGACCGGGCAATCCTCAGGCAAGGGGCGGTGGCAAGACAGAGGCGATGAGGAAGAACCCCTCCTTCACTTTAAACCTGCAAAAGACCACTACTAACAACAACAAGAACACGCAGCAGTACGCTCCAAACTGCACAAGTCCCATCAAGTCGCCCAGTCAGTACTTTCAAATTTGttactga
- the LOC133553164 gene encoding echinoderm microtubule-associated protein-like 1 isoform X3, whose protein sequence is MDASEMEGESVYLNASRGGGGKRTERLCSREERKRRKKVLEEGPQRHMDYSSSVSSASHDGRSSAASNLDVADRLTYLEQRMQMQEDEIQLLKMTLADVLKRLNISEEHQAAAAATGRRVPCAKGRPVSLALPYRPPIVTSTGASLRKSSTLPSSATGRNYSPTPPRRGVMSPAGSMKDSPCKTHKTPPSSSASTCKTAKEGACISQHTRCRHGDTTFTGLPRMLVTPVACRGQQVKRGISNFKHRASDTVQSDYADLSEPPRKKDWVF, encoded by the exons ATGGACGCCAGTGAGATGGAGGGAGAGTCGGTCTATCTGAACGCATCCCGCGGAGGTGGAGGGAAGAGAACGGAGAGGTTGTGCTCGCGGgaggagaggaagaggaggaaaaaaGTATTGGAGGAAGGCCCGCAGAGACACATGGACTATTCGTCATCAGTGTCCAGTGCCTCACACG ATGGTCGCAGTTCAGCGGCCAGCAACCTGGACGTGGCCGACAGGCTGACCTACCTGGAGCAGAGGATGCAGATGCAGGAGGACGAGATCCAGCTGCTGAAGATGACCCTGGCCGACGTCCTCAAGAGGCTCAACATCTCCGAGGAGCACCAGGCCGCCGCTGCCGCCACCGGGAGGAGGGTGCCATGTGCTAAAG GGAGGCCGGTCTCGCTGGCTTTGCCCTACAGACCTCCCATTGTGACCTCCACTGGCGCCAGCTTGAGGAAGAGCTCCACACTGCCCTCCAGCGCCACAGGCAGAAACTACAGCCCAACGCCGCCGCGCAG AGGGGTCATGAGCCCAGCAGGAAGTATGAAGGACAGTCCTTGTAAGACCCACAAGACACCCCCATCCTCGTCAGCTTCCACCTGTAAGACAGCCAAAGAAGG agcgtgcatatcacaacatacaagatgccgtcatggcgacacaacctttaccgggctaccgcgcatgctcgtcactcctgttgcatgccgg GGGCAGCAGGTCAAGAGAGGGATCAGTAACTTcaa GCACAGGGCGAGTGACACGGTGCAAAG TGACTATGCAGATCTATCTGAGCCCCCTCGCAAGAAAGACTGGGTCTTCTGA